The following proteins are encoded in a genomic region of Ornithodoros turicata isolate Travis chromosome 6, ASM3712646v1, whole genome shotgun sequence:
- the LOC135398245 gene encoding uncharacterized protein LOC135398245 — MELQTRTRFSSTLLKPSKMRFVALLSLLLVYGSGQCLCQFNDAPGCSTGHIRSCGMDFIPYYNTTHLAEDIEGYAKQCNLYISQVVCAENFTLRCLQGFSRAVALLGLRAALADYEESCNHTSANYKVYINNIACINKAGPRLHRCINDAFASFETAVEKAPSKQKINYACCYYYDLLDCSAEALKSECGRQDVIKFFTQIMDHVFGDLLQLACGPYRHGSQACKTIRPLQKIDSSALGAINIVEPLADIVRSLG; from the exons ATGGAGTTGCAGACCAGAACAAGATTCAGTTCCACGCTATTGAAGCCCAGCAAGATGAGATTCGTGGCGTTGCTTTCCCTTCTGCTAGTCTATGGGTCAG GTCAGTGTCTCTGTCAGTTTAATGACGCTCCGGGATGCTCGACTGGCCATATTCGCTCTTGCGGGATGGACTTCATACCGTACTACAACACCACACACTTAGCAGAAGACATTGAAGGATACGCCAAGCAGTGCAA TTTGTACATAAGCCAAGTCGTCTGCGCCGAAAACTTCACCCTTCGTTGTCTACAAGGATTTTCCCGTGCGGTGGCGCTGCTGGGACTTCGCGCAGCGCTGGCAGACTACGAGGAAAGTTGCAATCACACTTCTGCGAACTATAAAG TGTATATAAACAACATAGCGTGTATAAACAAGGCGGGACCCAGGTTGCACCGCTGCATTAACGACGCATTCGCCTCATTTGAAACAGCAGTGGAGAAAGCCCCTTCGAAGCAGAAGATCAACTACGCGTGTTG CTACTACTATGACCTCCTAGACTGCTCAGCCGAAGCATTGAAGTCGGAATGTGGCAGACAAGATGTCATCAAGTTCTTTACGCAAATCATGGACCACGTCTTCGGCGACCTCCTCCAACTGGCATGCGGGCCATACAGACACGGCTCGCAGGCGTGCAAGACCATACGGCCTTTGCAAAAGATCGACAGCAGTGCCTTGGGAGCAATCAACATTGTCGAACCTTTGGCAGATATCGTCCGCTCGctgggatga